The genomic region GATCCAGCAGGATTGGGAGAAAGTCGGGATCAAGGCCAACATCGTCAGCTATGAATGGGGCGAGTACATCAAGCGCGCCAAGAATGGCGAGCATGACGCGATGATCTACGGCTGGACCGGAGACAACGGTGACCCGGACAACTGGCTCGGCGTGCTCTACAGCTGCGCTGCGGTGAAAGGTAGCAACTACGCCAAATGGTGTGACCCGGCCTACGACAAACTGGTGCAGCAAGCCAAGGTGTCCACGGACAAACAACAGCGGGTCAAACTGTACCAACAGGCACAGCAAATCCTTAAACAACAAGTACCTATCACACCGATTGCCAACTCGACGGTGTTTCAGCCACTGCGCAAGGAAGTCAGCGACTTCAAGATCAGCCCGTTCGGCCTCACACCGTTCTATGGCGTGGGTATAAATAAGTAACACCAGGCTCCAACCGGGTGCATCACACGCCCCGGCTGCTCCTTCTCGGTGCACGTTTTGCACCGTAAAAAACCTGCGCAAACGGTCAAATGCGTCAGCTTTTACACATATGCGACATTAAGGTACGTTCGTGCCACTCTTTAGGACTTGTGGCCATTCAGGATCTTGCATTGGGTACGGCCCCTGCATAAGTATCCGCAGGTCGACTCACGAGGTCGTCCTCTAATTCCAAAAATGACAACAAATCATGAGGCCACCATGCTTAAACACGCGGTCATTCCGTTTTTAGTCGGCGCAAGCCTGTTAGCCAGCGCACCTTTCGCCTTCGCTGCGTCTAACCTGGTGTTCTGCTCCGAAGGAAGCCCGGCCGGTTTCGACCCAGGTCAGTACACCACCGGAACCGACTTCGACGCCTCTGCAGAAACCATGTTCAACCGCCTGACCCAGTTCGAGCGCGGCGGCACCGCCGTGATTCCTGGCCTGGCGACCAAGTGGGACATCTCCGATGACGGCCTGACTTACACCTTCCACCTGCGTGAAGGCGTCAAGTTCCACACCACCCCGTATTTCAAGCCGACGCGTGAGTTCAACGCCGATGACGTGCTGTTCACCTTCAATCGCATGATTAACAAGGATGACCCGTTCCGTAAGGCGTACCCGACCGAATTTCCGTACTTCACCGACATGGGGATGGACACCAACATCACCAAGATCGATAAAATCGACGACCACACCGTCAAGTTCACCCTCAAAGATGTAGACGCCGCGTTCATCCAGAACATGGCCATGAGCTTCGCCTCGATCCAGTCCGCCGAGTACGCTGCCCAGCTGCTCAAGGAAGGCAAGGCTGCCGACATCAACCAGAAACCGATCGGCACCGGCCCATTCGTATTCAAGAGCTACCAGAAAGATTCCAACATCCGTTACACCGGGAACAAGGACTACTGGAAGCCTGACGACGTGAAGATCGACAACCTGATCTTCGCCATCACCACCGACCCGTCGGTACGTATCCAGAAGCTGAAGAAGAACGAGTGCCAGATCACCCTGTTCCCGCGTCCAGCCGACCTGAAAGCGCTGAAAGAAGACAAGGATCTGAAGCTGCCTGACCAGGCCGGTTTCAACCTGGGTTACATCGCCTACAACGTGATGGACAAGGTCAAGGGCAGCAACGAGCCGAACCCGCTGGCCGACCTGCGCGTTCGTCAGGCGCTGGACATGGCCGTCAACAAGCCGCAGATCATCGACTCGGTTTATCAGGGCGCAGGCCAACTGGCCGTCAATGCCATGCCGCCGACCCAATGGTCCTACGACACCACCATCAAGGATGCCAAGTACGATCCTGAGAAGGCCAAGCAGCTGCTCAAGGAAGCCGGCGTCAAGGAAGGCACCGAAATCGTTCTGTGGGCGATGCCGGTACAGCGTCCGTATAACCCGAACGCCAAACTGATGGC from Pseudomonas sp. GGS8 harbors:
- a CDS encoding ABC transporter substrate-binding protein; the encoded protein is MLKHAVIPFLVGASLLASAPFAFAASNLVFCSEGSPAGFDPGQYTTGTDFDASAETMFNRLTQFERGGTAVIPGLATKWDISDDGLTYTFHLREGVKFHTTPYFKPTREFNADDVLFTFNRMINKDDPFRKAYPTEFPYFTDMGMDTNITKIDKIDDHTVKFTLKDVDAAFIQNMAMSFASIQSAEYAAQLLKEGKAADINQKPIGTGPFVFKSYQKDSNIRYTGNKDYWKPDDVKIDNLIFAITTDPSVRIQKLKKNECQITLFPRPADLKALKEDKDLKLPDQAGFNLGYIAYNVMDKVKGSNEPNPLADLRVRQALDMAVNKPQIIDSVYQGAGQLAVNAMPPTQWSYDTTIKDAKYDPEKAKQLLKEAGVKEGTEIVLWAMPVQRPYNPNAKLMAEMLQSDWKKIGLNVKITSYEWGEYIKRSKGGENQAMLIGWSGDNGDPDNWLNVLFGCDSLSGNNFSKWCDKKFDGLVKEAKRTTDQAKRTELYKQAQHVLKDAVPMTPIAHSTVFQPMRANVQDFKISPFGLNSFYGVSVSK